The following proteins are co-located in the Vidua macroura isolate BioBank_ID:100142 chromosome 1, ASM2450914v1, whole genome shotgun sequence genome:
- the ZFAND1 gene encoding AN1-type zinc finger protein 1 produces the protein MAELEVGQHCGVPECRQLDFLPFVCDGCSGIFCLQHRSRDAHGCSEVNVRNSSVKPDQHRSYPCSYKDCNGKELLPVLCPYCGKHFCLRHRHQSDHECEKLDTPKPRMAATQQLVQDIIDSKKSDEVKSKKRKGAKNSETAAKVALMKLKMHACGDKSLPQTERIYFQVFLPKGNKEKSKPMFFCSKWSIGKVVDFAASLASLKNDNNKSTSQKLRLCHTASGEALPFEHTLETWLSDKDYPLYNGGNIILEYLDNDVLFIEDTESYFS, from the exons attttcttccctttgtatGTGATGGCTGTTCAGGTATCTTTTG CCTTCAGCACAGGAGCCGGGATGCTCATGGGTGTTCTGAG GTGAATGTAAGAAACAGTTCTGTGAAACCTGATCAGCACAGATCTTACCCATGCTCATACAAGGACTGCAATGGAAAGGAGCTTTTGCCAGTGTTATGTCCTTACtgtggaaaacatttttgtctCAG ACATCGTCATCAATCAGACCATGAATGTGAGAAGCTGGACACACCGAAACCTCGAATGGCTGCCACTCAGCAGCTTGTTCAAGATATTATAG ATTCTAAAAAGAGTGATgaagtgaaaagcaaaaaacGTAAAGGAGCCAAAAACAGTGAGACAGCAGCAAAAGTGGCAttaatgaaactgaaaatgcatGCATGTGGGGACAAGTCCTTGCCTCAG ACAGAAAGAATTTACTTTCAAGTATTTTTACCAAAAGggaacaaagagaaaagcaaacccaTGTTCTTTTGCAGTAAGTGGAGTATTGGCAAAGTAGTGGATTTTGCAGCTTCCTTAGCAAGCCTTAAAAATGACAACAACAAATCAACATCCCAG AAACTGAGATTATGCCATACTGCCTCTGGAGAAGCCTTGCCATTTGAGCACACACTGGAAACATGGCTATCTGATAAAGACTATCCACTGTACAATGGAGGAAATATTATTCTGGAGTATCTTGATAATGATGTTCTATTTATAGAAGACACAGAATCCTATTTTAGTTAG